A window of the Pseudomonas gozinkensis genome harbors these coding sequences:
- the lpoB gene encoding penicillin-binding protein activator LpoB, whose amino-acid sequence MFARFSFIAVIALLASGCANTSPTLGSKNISYGDTKAVETVTNEFGSTDLQMIAESMTRSMAQSGILQGRPVVQVYDVKNKTSEYIDTREITTSIKTQLMKTGVARFASDNTAMQSQVDQLKLQNQSGLYKKSTVAKTGNMIAAKYRLEGSISSIVKRSSDYKDVFYKFSLQLIDVESGLAEWMDEKEIRKTTER is encoded by the coding sequence GTTTGCACGCTTTTCCTTCATCGCCGTCATCGCCCTGCTGGCCAGCGGTTGCGCCAACACTTCGCCGACCCTGGGCAGCAAGAACATCAGCTACGGCGACACCAAGGCCGTTGAAACCGTGACCAACGAGTTCGGTTCGACCGACCTGCAGATGATCGCCGAATCGATGACCCGCTCGATGGCCCAGTCCGGCATCCTGCAAGGTCGCCCCGTGGTTCAGGTCTATGACGTGAAGAACAAGACCAGCGAGTACATCGACACCCGTGAAATCACCACCAGCATCAAGACTCAGCTGATGAAGACCGGCGTGGCCCGCTTCGCCAGCGACAACACTGCCATGCAGAGCCAGGTCGACCAGCTCAAGCTGCAAAACCAGAGCGGCCTGTACAAGAAGAGCACCGTAGCCAAGACCGGCAACATGATCGCGGCCAAATACCGTCTTGAAGGTTCGATCAGCTCGATCGTCAAGCGCAGCAGCGACTACAAGGACGTCTTCTACAAATTCAGCCTGCAACTGATCGACGTTGAAAGCGGTCTGGCCGAGTGGATGGACGAGAAAGAGATCCGCAAAACCACGGAGCGTTAA
- a CDS encoding penicillin-binding protein activator LpoB encodes MRTWIGMMALACAFSVQAAPKVAVTDLAYQERVEQYIHIVSSKSNYREGYYSASGSSSYNEFEANTSYIEQAELRKFTGDIKGEILRTGMFQLIQGTPYTASSKGDIYDVIKRIKAGNFKGADYVLFGTVSDIDFTQDVNELANTDSYSAVLGLTLVADFSLINTKTFEITSAFTAMGEAQDTKLVNHRDIKISLNRPRVVRDVSKALGEDVAGQLSMQLGGGGYEQPRETQQRNNLPRDTAPVILR; translated from the coding sequence ATGCGCACATGGATTGGCATGATGGCCCTGGCTTGTGCGTTCAGCGTGCAAGCGGCCCCGAAAGTCGCGGTGACGGACCTGGCGTACCAGGAACGTGTGGAGCAATACATCCACATCGTTTCGTCGAAGAGCAATTATCGCGAGGGCTATTACAGCGCCAGCGGTTCTTCGAGCTACAACGAGTTCGAAGCCAACACCAGCTACATCGAACAGGCCGAGCTGCGTAAATTCACCGGCGACATCAAAGGTGAAATCCTGCGTACCGGCATGTTCCAGTTGATCCAGGGCACGCCGTACACGGCGTCGTCCAAGGGTGACATCTACGATGTGATCAAGCGGATCAAGGCCGGCAACTTCAAGGGCGCCGACTATGTGCTGTTCGGCACGGTGTCGGACATCGACTTCACCCAGGACGTGAACGAGCTGGCGAACACCGACAGCTATTCCGCCGTGCTGGGCCTGACGCTGGTGGCCGACTTCAGCCTGATCAACACCAAGACCTTCGAAATCACTTCGGCCTTCACGGCGATGGGTGAAGCGCAGGACACCAAACTGGTGAACCACCGCGACATCAAGATCTCGCTGAACCGCCCACGGGTGGTGCGTGACGTTTCGAAAGCGCTGGGCGAAGACGTGGCCGGACAGCTGAGCATGCAGCTCGGCGGTGGCGGTTACGAACAACCGCGTGAAACGCAGCAACGCAACAATCTGCCGCGCGATACCGCGCCGGTGATTCTGCGCTGA
- a CDS encoding LysE family transporter — MELQTWLAFFAACWVISLSPGAGAIASMSSGLQYGFWRGYWNALGLQIGLAVQIAIVGAGVGAILTASATAFHAIKWFGVAYLVYLAIKQWRALPMDMSDDAAVRPIGKPLALVFRGFLVNISNPKALVFMLAVLPQFINPHAPLLIQYVVIGVTMIAVDLIVMAGYTGLASKVLRLLRTPTQQKRMNRTFAGLFIGAAAFMATLRKAAA; from the coding sequence ATGGAGCTTCAAACATGGCTGGCGTTCTTTGCCGCCTGCTGGGTGATCAGTCTTTCTCCGGGTGCCGGCGCCATTGCGTCGATGTCCAGCGGTCTGCAATACGGTTTCTGGCGCGGTTACTGGAACGCCCTGGGCCTGCAGATCGGCCTGGCTGTGCAGATCGCCATCGTCGGCGCCGGTGTCGGCGCGATCCTCACTGCTTCGGCCACCGCGTTCCATGCGATCAAATGGTTCGGTGTCGCCTACCTGGTCTATCTCGCGATCAAGCAATGGCGCGCACTGCCGATGGACATGAGTGACGACGCGGCGGTTCGGCCGATCGGCAAACCGTTGGCCCTGGTGTTCCGTGGCTTTCTGGTGAACATCAGCAACCCCAAGGCCCTGGTGTTCATGCTCGCGGTGCTGCCGCAGTTCATCAACCCGCATGCGCCACTGCTGATCCAGTACGTGGTGATCGGCGTGACCATGATTGCGGTCGACCTGATCGTCATGGCCGGCTACACCGGTCTGGCTTCAAAGGTGCTGCGTCTGTTGCGTACACCGACCCAGCAGAAACGCATGAACCGCACGTTTGCCGGGCTGTTCATCGGTGCGGCGGCGTTCATGGCGACGTTGCGCAAAGCTGCCGCGTAA
- a CDS encoding mechanosensitive ion channel family protein encodes MEAFRLPLPAVWVEPIWLGVQILLILLAGYFAQRVVARFLTRLGEKYPFPPQLLMPLRGGLRWLIMGSALIFVLERLGVSATVLWTALSGFVAVAAVAFFAMWSVLSNLLCAILIFTVGPFRLGDVVELVDTTDKPGVKGRVVAINLLYTTLIEAEELGTGSAMVQVPNSLFFQRSVRRWRGTDIFPSSGFEK; translated from the coding sequence ATGGAAGCCTTCAGACTTCCATTGCCGGCGGTGTGGGTCGAGCCGATCTGGCTCGGCGTGCAGATTCTGCTGATCCTGCTGGCCGGCTACTTCGCCCAGCGCGTCGTCGCCCGATTCCTGACTCGCCTGGGCGAGAAGTATCCGTTTCCGCCGCAGCTGCTGATGCCGCTGCGCGGTGGTCTGCGCTGGCTGATCATGGGCAGTGCGCTGATCTTTGTGCTGGAACGCCTCGGGGTCTCGGCCACGGTGCTCTGGACTGCGTTATCGGGTTTCGTCGCAGTGGCGGCGGTGGCGTTCTTCGCCATGTGGAGCGTGCTGTCGAACCTGCTGTGCGCAATTCTGATCTTCACCGTCGGCCCGTTTCGTCTTGGCGACGTGGTCGAACTGGTGGACACCACGGACAAGCCCGGCGTCAAAGGTCGGGTGGTGGCGATCAATCTGCTCTACACCACGTTGATCGAAGCCGAAGAACTCGGCACCGGCAGCGCCATGGTGCAGGTGCCCAACAGCCTGTTCTTCCAACGTTCGGTACGACGCTGGCGCGGCACGGATATCTTCCCTTCCAGCGGTTTCGAAAAGTGA
- a CDS encoding ATP-binding cassette domain-containing protein: MIRLQNLTLQRGPQRLLEDAELTLHAGHKAGLIGANGAGKSSLFALLRGELHPDSGDCLLPTDWRIAHMRQEVDTLERLAVDYVLDGDLRLREVQRDLAAAEEAHDGTALARLHAELDSADGYTADARARKLLAGLGFTNEQMDRQVGDFSGGWRMRLNLAQALMCPSDLLLLDEPTNHLDLDAIIWLEEWLKSYPGTLLLISHDRDFLDEVVDHVAHVDQRKLTLYRGGYTAFERARAERLAQQQQAYEKQQAQRAHMESYIARFKAQATKARQAQSRIKALERMEELSAAHVDSPFDFVFRESTKISSPLIDLSDARLGYGEKTVLEKVKLQLTPGARIGLLGPNGAGKSTLIKNLAGELSPLAGRLTRGENTVVGYFAQHQLDSLDAKASPLLHLQRLAPTEREQTLRDFLGGFDFRGARIDEPVLNFSGGEKARLALALIAWERPNLLLLDEPTNHLDLEMRLALTMALQEFSGAVLVVSHDRHLLKSTTDNFFLVADGKVEEFDGDLEDYARWLVEYRQRNAPVSNTPVNPDKTDKKAQRQAAAALRQQLAPHKREADKLEAELGKLHEKLAKVDASLGDSDIYEPARKNELRDLLAEQAKLKVREGELEEAWMEALETLESMQAELEALS, encoded by the coding sequence ATGATCCGACTTCAGAACCTGACTTTACAGCGTGGCCCGCAACGTCTGCTAGAAGACGCCGAGCTGACCCTGCACGCCGGCCACAAAGCCGGCCTCATCGGTGCCAACGGCGCCGGCAAATCCAGCCTGTTCGCCTTGCTCCGCGGTGAGTTGCACCCGGACTCGGGCGACTGCCTGCTGCCGACCGACTGGCGTATCGCCCACATGCGCCAGGAGGTCGACACGCTCGAGCGTCTGGCGGTCGACTATGTGCTCGACGGCGACCTGCGCCTGCGCGAAGTGCAGCGTGACCTCGCAGCGGCCGAAGAGGCCCACGACGGCACCGCGCTGGCCCGCCTGCACGCCGAGCTGGACAGCGCCGACGGCTACACCGCCGATGCGCGGGCGCGCAAATTGCTCGCCGGGCTCGGTTTCACCAACGAGCAGATGGATCGTCAGGTAGGAGATTTCTCCGGTGGCTGGCGGATGCGTCTGAACCTTGCGCAGGCTTTGATGTGCCCATCAGACCTGTTGCTACTCGACGAACCGACCAACCACTTGGACCTCGACGCCATCATCTGGCTTGAAGAGTGGCTGAAAAGTTATCCCGGCACTTTGCTGCTGATTTCCCACGACCGGGATTTCCTTGATGAAGTCGTCGATCACGTGGCCCACGTCGATCAGCGCAAGCTGACGCTCTACCGTGGCGGCTACACCGCGTTCGAGCGCGCCCGTGCCGAGCGTCTGGCCCAGCAGCAACAGGCCTACGAGAAGCAGCAGGCGCAGCGTGCGCACATGGAAAGCTACATCGCCCGGTTCAAGGCTCAGGCCACCAAGGCCCGTCAGGCCCAGAGCCGGATCAAGGCGCTGGAGCGCATGGAGGAGCTGTCGGCGGCCCACGTCGACTCGCCGTTCGATTTCGTGTTCCGCGAGTCGACCAAGATCTCCAGCCCGCTGATCGACCTGTCCGATGCGCGTCTGGGTTATGGCGAGAAAACCGTGCTGGAGAAGGTCAAGCTGCAACTGACCCCCGGCGCGCGGATCGGCTTGCTCGGCCCCAACGGCGCGGGTAAATCGACCCTGATCAAGAACCTCGCCGGTGAGCTGTCACCGCTGGCCGGACGCCTGACCCGTGGCGAGAACACCGTGGTCGGCTACTTCGCCCAGCATCAGCTCGATTCGCTGGACGCCAAGGCCAGCCCGTTGCTGCATTTGCAGCGTCTGGCACCCACAGAGCGGGAACAGACCCTGCGTGATTTCCTCGGTGGTTTCGACTTCCGGGGCGCGCGTATCGACGAGCCGGTGCTGAATTTCTCCGGCGGCGAAAAGGCCCGTCTGGCCCTGGCGTTGATCGCCTGGGAACGGCCGAACCTGCTGCTGCTCGACGAACCGACCAACCACCTGGACCTGGAAATGCGCCTCGCGCTGACCATGGCGCTGCAGGAGTTCAGCGGCGCCGTACTGGTGGTTTCCCACGATCGGCACCTGCTCAAGAGCACCACCGACAACTTCTTCCTGGTGGCGGACGGCAAGGTCGAAGAGTTCGACGGCGACCTCGAAGACTACGCCCGTTGGCTGGTGGAGTACCGTCAGCGCAACGCTCCGGTCAGCAACACGCCGGTCAACCCGGACAAGACCGACAAAAAGGCCCAGCGTCAGGCCGCCGCTGCGTTGCGTCAGCAACTGGCGCCGCACAAGCGTGAAGCCGACAAGCTCGAAGCCGAACTGGGCAAGCTCCACGAAAAACTGGCCAAGGTCGATGCCAGCCTCGGTGACAGCGACATCTACGAGCCGGCGCGCAAGAACGAACTGCGTGACCTGCTGGCCGAACAGGCCAAGCTGAAAGTCCGCGAAGGCGAACTTGAAGAAGCGTGGATGGAAGCTCTGGAAACCCTGGAAAGTATGCAGGCGGAGCTGGAGGCGTTGTCCTGA